Part of the Pseudomonadota bacterium genome is shown below.
GAAGGCGCGGTAGACCCGTTCGGGCGGCGCGCGCAGCACGCGGTGCAATTTGACGGTGCCGGTGGACATGGGGGCTTGTTCCTCGGGTATGTAAGTGATCAGGATTTGCCGCCGCAGCATTCGCCGGCGGGCGCCAGGTAGTGCCCGAGCAGGTTGACGGTCCCACCTTCGTCATAGCGATCGTGGGGCCGCACCCAATCGGTGAGATTGAAATTGGGCCCGGTCTCGTTGCGGCCCTTGGGCGTCATGTCGAGAAACATGTAGGTGCTGAGCAGTTCCTCGGCGCCGCGCGCAAACACCGCGTAGGTCAGGAAGATCTCGCCGGCCTCGTTGCGACAAAACACGCTGTGGCCGGAAAGATCCTGCATCGGTACGCCGCCAAGCTGGAAATTGTAGAGCGCGCCGCCGCCGGCGACCTGTTCAGGCGTGAACGACACGTGGAAATCGTAGTTGAAATCACTCCGCGCCGATGACACCCAGCGGAAACGCCAGCCCATGCGGCGCCTGTAGGCCTCGATATCGGCCAGGGGTGCGCGCGCCACCGCCACGTAGCTGACATCGTGATGTTCGAGGTGCGGCAGCGCGCCGTCGACATGGTCGACCTCGAAGGAACAGCCGACGCAGGGCTGGCCGCCATCGGGCATCATGAAATGCTTGACGATGAGCTGACTGCGGCCGGCGAACAACTCAGCGAGCGTGACTTCACCCTCGGGTGCCGCGAAAACGTAAGGCTTGTCGACCTTGAGCCACGGCAGTCGGCGACGCTCGGCCGCGATCTCATCGCGCAGGCGCGTCATCTGCTTTTCGCGCGCGAGCAGTGCACGGCGCGCCGCAAGCCAGCCACCTTCATCAACGACCGCATGGCTCATGACATCTGCTCCTGGCCTGCTGCCTGACCGAGAGCGGCCAGCGCCCGGCGGGGGCCGGGGGGCGGGGGGCCCCCGGGGGGGGCGCCCCGGGGGGGGGGGGGCGCCGGGGGCCGGGGGGGGGGGGGGGGGGCGGGGGGGGGGCCCCGGGGGGCGCCGGGGCGGGGGGGGGCCCCCGGGGGCGGGCGGGCGCCGGGGGCCCCGGGGGCCCGGGGGGGGCCGGGGGGGGGCCCCCGGGGGGCGGGGGGGGGGGCGGGCCGGGCCGCGGGCCGGGGGGGGGGGGGGGGGGGGGGGGGGGGGGGGCCGGGGGGGGCGGGGGGCCCGGGGGGGCGGGGGCCGGGGGGGGGGGGGGGGGGGGGGGGGGGCGGCCCGGCCCCCGGGGGGGGGGGGGGGGGGCGGCGGGGGGGGGGGGGGGGGGGGGGCCCGCGCGGGGGGGGCGGGGCGGGGGGGGGGGGGGGGTGGGTCTATGAATTGACGGCGTGGGGCAAGGAGCTCGAACCGATCATCCTGGCGCTCGGGCGCTGGGGCGCGCGTTCGCCGACGCGCTCACCGGGCGCGCCGTTGGGCGTGGACTCGCTGGTGCTGTCGTGGCGCACCATGTTCAGCGCCGAGCGCGCGGCCGATTTCAGCGCGCGCATCGAACTCGATATCGACGGCCACCTCTATCATGCCAGCATCGCGCATGGCGCCCTGCGCCTGGCGCGCGGCGCCGAGGCGGATAGCGACGCCGCGCTCAAAGCGGATGTCGCTACCTTCGTCGCGTTGGTCTACGAAGGCGCGCGTTTCACCGACGCCGTGCGCAGCGGCGCACTCACCGTGCGCGGCGACAAGCTGGTCGCCAAACGCTTTCTGGGCCTGTTCCCCCTGCCGGCGCTGGCAAGCCCGGCCTGAAGCGCGCTGGCCGCAGAACTACACGACCTTTTGCCACACCAGCGTGTGCACCGATTTTTCGCCGTCGTTGCCGCGCATCGGCGGCGTGCGCAGGATCAGTTGATCGCCTTTCAGTTCGTAGAATCGCACCTGGTCGTTGCCCGGCCAGTTCGGCACCGTCGCGCCCAGCACGTGGTGGGTGACGGTGTGCTTGTCGGCATCGACCGCGAAAGTGCCGAAGTAGGCGGTGTAGGTCTGGAATGCATCGCGGTACTCGGCATCGGTGACTTCGCGCGGATCACGTGAACTGAATGGTGCGCGATTCTCGCCCATCAACTGCGCGGCCATGTTGCCGGCGCTGTCGTAGTTGATGCGCCCGATGACCTTGGCGCCAAGGGGAAACGGCGCACGACCGGACGGCCGTTCCGAGTAGCTCTCGAGCAATTGCCAGGTGCCGACGAAACGCGCGGCATCGGAGGAATCAGACATGTGAGGGTTCCTTGCAGACCAAACCAGGCGAAGGTCGCCATGCTGCGATCAATCGCGTGGCCATGCAATAATCGCGAAGGCCCACGGATCGTGCGGCGCAAAGCCACGGAGTTGCTCATGAAACGCATCGCGATCGTGCTGTCACTGATCGGTCTGGCCGCCGGCCAGGCACAGGCCGCCGAGCCGGCCGTGTCGACGCCGCCCAGCGCGAGCAGCAGCCCGGCAGCGGAGGCCGAGCACGGCCAGAGTCAACCGCCCAGCAAGGAGGCGTTGCAACAGGCTTTCGACGGCGCCATGACCTGCTCGGCGTTGTCGGCCTTGCTTGCCAAGACCGCCAAGCCCGACGAGGCGTGGCGCTGGAAGAATCGCTCCTTCGCGTTCGGCATGCTGGCCGCCAACTTCTACGTCAATGCCACGCAGAAAAAGCTGTCGAACGAGGACATGGACAACGCCCTGACCTCCTACGCCAACTCGCTGCAAGGCATGTCGCCTGCCGAGCGTGAACCCTTCGACACGGGTTGCGCGCGCAAGTACGCGCAGATGGACAAGCTGTGCGAAGTGAACGAGTGCCCGCACAGCGCGCCCGCCGCACCGGACTTCCCGGCGCCCGCCGAGCCCGCCAGGTAACCCTCAGAACAGCTCAGGCTGCGCGTCGAACTCCTGCGCTTCGCGGAAATTGCCGAGGCCGACGCCGGCCAGGCGGTAGCGGGTATGGGCGCCGAGCTCGACGCGCGCCAGCAGCGCCTGCGCGATGCTCGCCAGCTCCTGCTCGGAGGCCGGCGGCGTCGGCGGTGTATGACTGCGGGTGATGGTGCGGAATTCGCTGGTCTTCAATTTCAGCACCACGGTATGGGCCTGGCCCTCGGCGCCGTCGGCGGCTTCGACGTGGCGCCACACGCGTGCGGCGAGCGCGTCCAGCGCCGGTGCCACCTCGGCGAGACTGCGATCGCTCTCGAAGGTGGTCTCGGCCGACAACGACCGCCGCGGCTGATCGGGACTGACCGCGCGCTCGTCGACGCCACGTGCAAGTTCGTAGAGTCGTTTGCCCTGCTTGCCGAAACGCGCGCCGAGTTCGGCCAGCGTGTGGGCGCGCAATTCGCCCACGGTGACGATGCCGAGCGCCGCCAGGGCCTTCTCCGTCGCGCCGCCCACACCCGGCAGTTTGCGTACCGGCAGCGGCTGGAGGAAGTCGCCGATCTCGTGGGGCTGGATCACGAACAGGCCATTGGGCTTGCGCCAGTCCGAGGCAATCTTGGCCAGGAACTTGTTCGGCGCGACGCCGGCCGAGGCATTCAACTCGGTCTCGGCGCGAATGTCGGCGCGGATCTGGCGGGCGACCGCCGTCGCCGTGGCTAGCCCCGGCTTGTTATGCGTGACGTCGAGATAGGCTTCATCGAGCGACAGCGGTTCGACGAGATCGGTGTAGCGATGGAAGATCGCGCGGATCTGCGCCGACACCGCGCGATAGCGCGGAAAATCCGGCGGCGTGAAGATGGCATCGGGACACAGGCGCTCGGCGCGCGTGGCCGGCATCGCCGAGCGCACGCCGAACACGCGGGCTTCGTAGGAGGCCGCGCATACCACCGAGCGCATGCCGCGCCATGCCACGATCACCGGCCGCCCGCGCCATTCGGGATGATCGCGCTGCTCGACCGAGGCATAGAAGGCGTCCATGTCGACGTGCACTATCTTGCGCGGCGCGGCGCGGGCCGCGTCGGCAACCTGGTAATCGGGTGGCACGGGCGCTGACATGCGCCAAGCCTAGCGAGGGCGCCGGTGCTTGGCTATCGCGGTGCCCGTCACGACGGGCCGGGGTCGCCCTGTCAGTGGTGGCTGATGGTGCGGATGGTGCCGCGCGCCAGTTCCTTCTCGCGCAGCAGCAGGGCCAGCGCCGATTCGGCCGGCAACGGTTTCGAAAACCAGTAGCCCTGCGCCACGCGGCAGTCGAGCTCGCGCAGCTTCTGCGCCTGGTCGGCGGTCTCCACGCCCTCGGCGATGACTTCCATGCCCAGCACGCGGCCGAGCGTGATCAGCGCATCGACGATGCGGCGATTGCGTGCGCCATTGCCGTTCGGCTCGCTGGACGCGGCCACGAAGGAGCGGTCGATTTTGAGCGTGTCGTAGGAAAAAAGATTGAGATAACTCAGCGACGAGTAGCCGGTGCCGAAATCATCGAGATGAAACTTGACGCCGATGTTCTGCAGAGTCGACAGTTCGCGCAGGGTGGTGTCTTCGTGCTCGAGCAGCGCGTTCTCGGTGATCTCGAGATGCAGCGAGTGGGGCGGCAGGCCGGTTTCATCGAGGATCGCGAGCGTGCGCGCGGCGAAGTCCGGCTCCGAAAACAGACGGCTCGAAATATTCACGCTGATAGAAAGATCCGCGAGCGACGGGTCGCTCACCTGCCAGGCGCGGGTGGTGAGACAGGCCTCGCGCATCATCCACCACGACAGCCCGCCGATCATGCCCGACTCCTCGGCGAGCGGAATGAAGTCTTCCGGGCCGATGAGGCCGCGGATGGGATGGAACCAGCGCAACAGGGCTTCGAAGCCCACCACGCGCAGGTGATCGAGCGCGACTATCGGCTGGTAGTAGGCCACCAGTTCGTTGCGCGACAGCGCCGAACGCAGATCGGTTTCGAGCTCGAGGCGCTGCATGGCGGCTTCGTGCATGAGGTTGTCGAACACCGCGTAGGAACCGGCGCGCCGCCGCTTGGTGCGATACATGGCCAGATCGGCGTCGCGC
Proteins encoded:
- a CDS encoding SCP2 sterol-binding domain-containing protein yields the protein MTAWGKELEPIILALGRWGARSPTRSPGAPLGVDSLVLSWRTMFSAERAADFSARIELDIDGHLYHASIAHGALRLARGAEADSDAALKADVATFVALVYEGARFTDAVRSGALTVRGDKLVAKRFLGLFPLPALASPA
- the dinB gene encoding DNA polymerase IV encodes the protein MSAPVPPDYQVADAARAAPRKIVHVDMDAFYASVEQRDHPEWRGRPVIVAWRGMRSVVCAASYEARVFGVRSAMPATRAERLCPDAIFTPPDFPRYRAVSAQIRAIFHRYTDLVEPLSLDEAYLDVTHNKPGLATATAVARQIRADIRAETELNASAGVAPNKFLAKIASDWRKPNGLFVIQPHEIGDFLQPLPVRKLPGVGGATEKALAALGIVTVGELRAHTLAELGARFGKQGKRLYELARGVDERAVSPDQPRRSLSAETTFESDRSLAEVAPALDALAARVWRHVEAADGAEGQAHTVVLKLKTSEFRTITRSHTPPTPPASEQELASIAQALLARVELGAHTRYRLAGVGLGNFREAQEFDAQPELF
- a CDS encoding thioredoxin family protein; the protein is MSHAVVDEGGWLAARRALLAREKQMTRLRDEIAAERRRLPWLKVDKPYVFAAPEGEVTLAELFAGRSQLIVKHFMMPDGGQPCVGCSFEVDHVDGALPHLEHHDVSYVAVARAPLADIEAYRRRMGWRFRWVSSARSDFNYDFHVSFTPEQVAGGGALYNFQLGGVPMQDLSGHSVFCRNEAGEIFLTYAVFARGAEELLSTYMFLDMTPKGRNETGPNFNLTDWVRPHDRYDEGGTVNLLGHYLAPAGECCGGKS
- a CDS encoding lipocalin-like domain-containing protein, whose translation is MSDSSDAARFVGTWQLLESYSERPSGRAPFPLGAKVIGRINYDSAGNMAAQLMGENRAPFSSRDPREVTDAEYRDAFQTYTAYFGTFAVDADKHTVTHHVLGATVPNWPGNDQVRFYELKGDQLILRTPPMRGNDGEKSVHTLVWQKVV